In the genome of Caulobacter flavus, the window GCGGCCGGCCTCGTCTCGGAACCGGCGGGCCAAGGCGTTGTCGGGCACGACGCCCCAGCCGACCTCGTTGGAGACCAGCCAGAGCTCGCCGTCGAACGCCTCGACGGCCGCGACCAGATCGGCGCCGGCGGACGAAAGGTCGCACTCGGCCAGCATCAGGTTGGTCAGCCAGAGGGTGAGGCAATCGACGACCGCCACGGCGCCCGGCGGCAGGCCGCGCAAGGCCCCGACGAGATCGCTCGGGGCCTCGATCGTCGTCCAGGCCGTCCCGCGATCGGCCTGGTGGCGCGCGATGCGGTCCTCCATCTCGGCGTCGAAGGCCTGGGCGGTGACGACCATCACCGGGACGACGCCCCGGCTGCGCGCGCAGATCTCGGCCGCGCCCTGCGCGAAGGCGCTCTTGCCCGAACGGGCCCCGCCCAGGACCAGGGTGACTGACAACGCTGAGGCCTCCAGATTGACGGTGTGCGGCGCACCATATAGTGCAGCCAGCGCGACAGGTTCCTCCCAAAGAGGATGAAAAGGGAACTCGGGTGTGAAACCCGGGCTGCCCCCGCAACTGTAAGCGGCGAGTTCGCGCGTCACATGCCACTGGGACTGTTCTTCGGAAAAGACCTGGGAAGGCGACGCGCAGCGACGATGACCCGCGAGCCAGGAGACCTGCCTGTCGCGGTCGTTTTTCGTCCGGCCGGGGTGCGCCGTACGATCGGGTTCTTCCCCGCATGACGACGTCTGGTCCGGGCGTGTTCCTCGTGGAGCACGCTCCTTCTTGTCGCGCACGGAGGAACGACATGCGCCTTGTTTCCCTGCTGGCCCTCGCGGCCGCAGTTCCCGCCCTCGCCCTGCCCGCCTACGCCATGGCCGACGACGTCGCCGCGGTCGATCAAGTGGTCGTCACCGCCGGCCGCGAACCGGAAAAGCTGTCGGAAGTTTCGACCAGCATGACCGTGATCGACGCCGAGGCCCTGAAGAAGTCGCAGGCCGTCGTGGTCTCCGACCTGCTGTCGCGCACCGCGGGCGTCACCGTCACCCGCAACGGCGGCGTCGGCGGCACGACCCAACTGCGCATCCGCGGCGCTGAGACCGACCAGACCGTGGTGCTGATCGACGGCGTCAAGCTGAACGACCCGTCCTCGACCGGCGGCGGCTACAACTTCGCCACGCTGCTGGCCGGCAACCTGAACCGCATCGAAGTGCTGCGCGGCTCGCAGTCGACCCTGTGGGGCAGCCAGGCCATCGGCGGCGTGGTCAATCTGATCACCGCCGTGCCGACCGGCCCGCTGGGCGTCACCATGTCGGCCGAGGCCGGCTCGCGCGACACCGCCTACGGCCACGGCGCCGTCAGCACCGGCGGCGACTGGGGCGGCTTCCGCCTGGCCGGCGCGTACTACACCACCGACGGCGTCTCGGCCTTCGGCAAGTCGTACGGCGGCAAGGAGAAGGACGGCTACAACAACGCCGCGATCAGCAGCCGCCTGGACCTGAACGTCACCGACTGGGCCGCCGTTGACCTGCGCGCCTCGTACGCCGCGGCCAAGAACGAGTTCGACGGCTTCCCCGCCCCGCTCTACGCCTTCGCCGACAGCCCCGAGTACGGCAAGACCAAGGAACTGGTGTCCTACGCCGGCGTGCGCTTGAGCGCGTTCGACGGCGCCCTGAAGAACCGCCTCGGCTACGGCTACACCCAGACCGACCGCGACAACTTCGATCCCAGCTCGAGCGTGCCGAAGACCTTCGACGCGCGCGGGACCAACAGCCGCTTCGAGTACCAGGGCACCTGGACGATCAACCAGGCACTGCGCGCCACCTTCGGCGCCGAGACCGAGCGCTCGTGGTTCCGCACCGCCTCGCCGTCGACCTTCGATCCGGCGCCCAAGCCCGACCGCCACGCCGCCAGCACCGACAGCCTGTACCTGCAGCTGCAGGCCAAGCCGCTGGCGGGCCTGGTGCTGACCGGCGGCGTGCGCCAGGAAGACCACTCGACCTTCGGCGACGCCACCGTCTACCAGGCCGGCGCGACCTACTCGCCGAACGACGGCGTGACGGTGTTCCGCGCCAACTACGGCGAAGGCTTCAAGGCCCCGTCGCTGTACCAGCTCTACAGCATCTACGGCGACGACACCCTGCAGCCGGAAGAGTCCGAGAGCGTCGACCTGGGCGTCGAGCACAGCGTGCTGAACGGCCGGGTGCGCGCGGGCGTGACCTGGTTCCACCGCGACATCACCAACCAGATCGACTACGTCTCCAACAACACCCCGCCCAACTACGGCGGCTACGCCAACTTCGCCAAGACCGAGACCAGCGGCGTCGAGCTGGAGACCACGATCGAGGTGACCTCGGCCCTGCTGGTGACCGCCAACTACACCAACATGGACGCGATCAACCGCTCGGCCACAAACAACGGCAAGCGCCTGCCGCGCCGCCCGAGCGAAACGGCCAACTTGAACGCCGACTACGACTGGAGGAACGGCCTGACCACGGGCGTTTCGGTGCAGTACGTGGGCGAGAGCTACGACAACGTCACCAACGCCCGCCGCCTGAAGAGCTACGCCCTGTTCGACCTGCGCGCGGCCTATCCGGTCAACGAGCAGTTCGAGGTGTTCGGCCGCGTCGAGAACCTCTTCGACAAGGAATACGAGACGATCTACCGCTACGGCTCGGTGGGCCGCGGCTTCTTCGCCGGCGTGCGGGCGAAGTTCTGATGACCGGCGCGCCGTCGTCCCTTTCCGGACACGGCGGCCGCCTGGCGGCGGCGCGGGCGCGTTTTCCGGACGCGCCCGCGCCGTGGCTCGACCTGTCGACGGGGATCAATCCCCGCCCCTATCCGGTTCCGCCCCAGGCCTTCGAGGACTGGGGCCGCCTGCCCGATCCGGCCGACCTTCTGAAACTCGAAGCCGTCGCCGCCAAGACGTTCGGCGTCGACGACCCGGCCCGGGTCGTGGCCATGCCCGGCAGCGAGACGGCGATCCGCCTGCTGCCCAAGATCCTGCCGCGCGGCAGGATCAGCCTGCCCGCCCCCACCTATTCCAGCCACGCCCACGCCTGGCGGCGGGTCGGCTCGGAACTGGTCGCCGATCCGGAGCAGGCCGACGTCTGCGTGGTGGTGAACCCCAACAACCCCGACGGCCGCAGCCTGGCGCCCGGGGCGGTGCTGGCGCTGGGCCAGCGCGGCGCGGTCGTCGACGAGGCCTTCGTCGAGTGCGAGCCGTCGCTTTCCGTCGCGCGCTTCGCCGGCGCGCCGGGCCACGAGCGGTTGGTGGTGCTGCGCTCGTTCGGCAAGTTCTACGGCCTGGCGGGCCTGCGCCTTGGCTTCGTCGTCGCCCGCCCGGCCCTGGCCCGCCGCCTGCGCGACACCCTGGGCGAATGGCCGCTCTCGGCGCCCGCCCTGGCCGCCGGCCTGGCCGCCTATCCCGACACCGCCTGGGCCGACGCCATGCGCGCCAGCCTGGCCGACGACGCCGCCCGGCTGGACGCCCTGCTGACCGGCGCCGGCTTCGAAGTGACGGGCGGAACCAGCCTGTTCCGCCTGGCCCGCGCCGCCGACGCCCAGGCCCGCTTCGAGACCCTGGCCCGCGCCGGGATCCTCACCAGGCCCTTCGACCACGACGCGGGCCTGCTACGCTTCGGCCTGCCCGGATTCGACCCAGACTGGGCGCGCCTCGCCGCCGCCCTGGAGACCGCCCGATGAGCGAAGACCACGTCAACGCCGAGCACGCCGAGGCCATGCGCGCGCTGAAGGCCGAGCGCGAAGAGCTGATGAAGACCAAGACGCTCGAGAAGGGCCTGCTGCTGGTCCACACGGGCGACGGCAAGGGCAAGTCCTCGGCCGGCTTCGGCATGGTCGCCCGCTCGTTGGGCTGGGGCATGCAGGTGGGCGTGGTTCAGTTCATCAAGGGCAAGTGGAAGACCGGCGAGCGCCTGTTCTTCAGCCGCTTTCCCGACCAGGTGCGCTACCGCGTCATGGGCGAGGGCTTCACCTGGGACACCCAGGATCGCGAGCGCGACGTCGCCGCCGCCAAGGCCGCCTGGGAAGAGTCCAAGGCGATGATCGCCGATCCGACGCTCGACTTCGTGCTGCTGGACGAGATCAACATCGCCCTGCGCTACGACTATCTCGACATCGACGAGGTGGTGGCGGTGCTGACGGCCCGGCCCAACGACAAGCACGTCTGCCTGACCGGCCGCAACGCCAAGCCGCAGCTCCTGGAGATCGCCGACCTGGTCACCGAGATGACCCTGGTCAAGCATCCGTTCGAGCAGGGCTTCAAGGCCCAGCGCGGGGTCGAGTTTTGACCGTGCTCAGCCGCCGCGCGACGCTGGGCGCGGGCCTGGCGATCGGGGCTGTCGGGTTGGGGGCCGCCGCCCCCCGCAAGCCTCGCCTCGTCTCGCTGAACCCGTGCCTGGACGGCGTGCTGGTGGAGGTGGCCGACCGCGACCAGATCGCGGCGCTGAGCCACTACGCCCGCGACCCGCAGCAGTCGAGCATAGCCGAGCGCGCCAAGAGCTATCCAATCACCTACGAGAGCGCCGAGGAGGTGATCGCGCTGCGGCCCGACGTGGTGCTGAGCGCCGCCCACTCCTCGCCGGCCACGCGGGCGGCGCTGAAGCGTCTGGGCGTGCGGGCCGAGCTCTTCAAGGTACCCA includes:
- the cobU gene encoding bifunctional adenosylcobinamide kinase/adenosylcobinamide-phosphate guanylyltransferase — translated: MSVTLVLGGARSGKSAFAQGAAEICARSRGVVPVMVVTAQAFDAEMEDRIARHQADRGTAWTTIEAPSDLVGALRGLPPGAVAVVDCLTLWLTNLMLAECDLSSAGADLVAAVEAFDGELWLVSNEVGWGVVPDNALARRFRDEAGRLHQALAKAADAVHLVAAGLSLRMK
- a CDS encoding TonB-dependent receptor plug domain-containing protein: MRLVSLLALAAAVPALALPAYAMADDVAAVDQVVVTAGREPEKLSEVSTSMTVIDAEALKKSQAVVVSDLLSRTAGVTVTRNGGVGGTTQLRIRGAETDQTVVLIDGVKLNDPSSTGGGYNFATLLAGNLNRIEVLRGSQSTLWGSQAIGGVVNLITAVPTGPLGVTMSAEAGSRDTAYGHGAVSTGGDWGGFRLAGAYYTTDGVSAFGKSYGGKEKDGYNNAAISSRLDLNVTDWAAVDLRASYAAAKNEFDGFPAPLYAFADSPEYGKTKELVSYAGVRLSAFDGALKNRLGYGYTQTDRDNFDPSSSVPKTFDARGTNSRFEYQGTWTINQALRATFGAETERSWFRTASPSTFDPAPKPDRHAASTDSLYLQLQAKPLAGLVLTGGVRQEDHSTFGDATVYQAGATYSPNDGVTVFRANYGEGFKAPSLYQLYSIYGDDTLQPEESESVDLGVEHSVLNGRVRAGVTWFHRDITNQIDYVSNNTPPNYGGYANFAKTETSGVELETTIEVTSALLVTANYTNMDAINRSATNNGKRLPRRPSETANLNADYDWRNGLTTGVSVQYVGESYDNVTNARRLKSYALFDLRAAYPVNEQFEVFGRVENLFDKEYETIYRYGSVGRGFFAGVRAKF
- the cobD gene encoding threonine-phosphate decarboxylase CobD; amino-acid sequence: MTGAPSSLSGHGGRLAAARARFPDAPAPWLDLSTGINPRPYPVPPQAFEDWGRLPDPADLLKLEAVAAKTFGVDDPARVVAMPGSETAIRLLPKILPRGRISLPAPTYSSHAHAWRRVGSELVADPEQADVCVVVNPNNPDGRSLAPGAVLALGQRGAVVDEAFVECEPSLSVARFAGAPGHERLVVLRSFGKFYGLAGLRLGFVVARPALARRLRDTLGEWPLSAPALAAGLAAYPDTAWADAMRASLADDAARLDALLTGAGFEVTGGTSLFRLARAADAQARFETLARAGILTRPFDHDAGLLRFGLPGFDPDWARLAAALETAR
- the cobO gene encoding cob(I)yrinic acid a,c-diamide adenosyltransferase, with protein sequence MSEDHVNAEHAEAMRALKAEREELMKTKTLEKGLLLVHTGDGKGKSSAGFGMVARSLGWGMQVGVVQFIKGKWKTGERLFFSRFPDQVRYRVMGEGFTWDTQDRERDVAAAKAAWEESKAMIADPTLDFVLLDEINIALRYDYLDIDEVVAVLTARPNDKHVCLTGRNAKPQLLEIADLVTEMTLVKHPFEQGFKAQRGVEF